A stretch of Candidatus Vicinibacter affinis DNA encodes these proteins:
- a CDS encoding CusA/CzcA family heavy metal efflux RND transporter yields MLNHIIEFSIKNKLLIGLFTIILIVYGLYQVTKLPIDAVPDITNNQVQVITIAPSFGATDIERLVTYPIEQANSNINGLKEIRSFSRFGLSLVTVVFDDATDIYWARQQVAERLQQVQSQIPQGIGTPELGPISTGLGEIYQYVVRPEKGFEKKYDATELRTIQDWIVRRQLLGVKGVAEVSSFGGNLKQYEISVHPDKLQAYHITLQEVFSALEDNNQNTGGAYIEKGPAVLYIRSEGILSRKEDIQSILIKTSELGTPIFLRDVADINIGFATRYGAMCLNDQGEVSGAIVMMLKGANSSEVIKNVKERIIQIQKTLPTGVVIEPFLDRTKMVNNAISTVEKNLLEGALIVVFILVLFLGNFRAGILVASVIPLAMLFAVILMNTFGVSGNLMSLGALDFGLIVDGAVIIVEAVMHQLTHSKSFVHLNRLTQGEMDSNVKSSASKMMNSAVFGQIIILIVYLPIFTLEGIEGKMFKPMAQTVAFALAGAFLLSLTYIPMMSALVLSKNLKHTPNISDKIMFRIEKFYQNLLSKILMFPKTVLLIAFTLFALAIVRLSMLGGEFIPALEEGDFAVDTRVLTGSNLKTTIEHTQKAAHVLITNFPEVEKVVTKIGSGEVPTDPMPMEASDMMVILKDKKKWTSAKTFDELAEKMAQSLENVPGITASFQYPVQMRFNELMTGARQDVVCKIFGEDLDTLSSYAEKMGGLVNAVNGSENLYIEPISGIPQIIINYDRAAVAQYKLNIKDINNVINTAFAGQSAGQIYEGEKRFELVVRLNLDQRKNLDDVRNLIIPTPDGQNIPLNLLAKVEIKNGPNQIQREDAKRRIVVGFNVSGRDIQSIVDELKQKVEENLKLPPGYYVTYGGAFENLIAAKKRLSVAVPVSLIMIFILLFFAFNSIRHSLLIYTAIPLSAIGGILFLSLRGMPFSISAGVGFIALFGVAVLNGIVLIAEFNRQKESGLKDLHRIVIMGSKVRLRPVLMTAMVASLGFLPMALSDGAGAEVQRPLATVVIGGLIVATFLTLFVLPVLYVIFEKNSKMKPGKHSITTIIILILSTSINVFSQKLLTLDEIVDQALKHNLSLKSIEATKAFKKEMIKSAYDIPMTNLSSELGQINSVYTDFAFGINQSFNLPTVYKRQKKLLEKEYQTEIANLSLKEADIKKMIMLHFSNLIILKEKEKNLNKSDSIFTILMEKARLRYQKGESNIMEKTTYEIILGNIQLQKKNIQQNLLTIKNNLKVMMNSPIDFEPEYKDIKLEPPPILTEIKNSQHPIMNLADQKILLATQMTQLEKSKMLPVLNLGYSNMSMRGTGADNVLYTSSKRFNSVQVGIGIPISSKAQKARINAFQLNEQIANISKEEQMQLLQNSRTNSMIDYTNKRSSVEYFEQFAIQNSNILTQTINDQLTKGDINYLEWVMSINQIIAVQNDYLNAVKELNESIIEINYLNSIN; encoded by the coding sequence ATGCTCAACCATATCATTGAATTTTCCATAAAAAATAAACTCCTGATTGGGCTGTTTACTATCATATTGATTGTTTATGGTTTGTATCAGGTGACCAAATTGCCAATTGATGCTGTACCTGATATTACTAATAATCAAGTACAGGTAATTACAATTGCCCCTTCTTTTGGTGCTACTGACATTGAAAGACTCGTCACATATCCAATTGAACAAGCCAACAGCAATATAAATGGCCTTAAAGAAATACGAAGTTTTTCCCGATTCGGATTGTCTTTGGTAACTGTTGTGTTTGATGATGCTACTGATATATATTGGGCCCGCCAACAGGTGGCAGAACGTCTTCAACAAGTCCAGTCACAAATTCCTCAAGGTATCGGAACTCCTGAATTGGGGCCTATCAGCACAGGATTAGGAGAAATCTATCAATACGTGGTGCGGCCTGAAAAAGGATTTGAAAAAAAATATGATGCCACTGAGTTGAGGACTATCCAAGACTGGATCGTGCGAAGACAATTATTAGGTGTGAAAGGTGTCGCTGAAGTGAGTAGTTTTGGCGGCAATCTCAAACAATATGAGATTTCTGTTCACCCCGATAAATTACAGGCTTATCATATAACCCTTCAAGAAGTATTTAGTGCCCTTGAAGACAACAACCAAAATACTGGAGGTGCCTATATTGAGAAGGGACCTGCTGTATTGTACATTCGAAGTGAAGGAATCCTTAGCAGGAAAGAAGATATTCAAAGTATCTTAATAAAAACTTCAGAATTAGGTACACCGATTTTTTTAAGAGACGTCGCTGACATTAACATTGGTTTCGCCACTCGATATGGTGCAATGTGTCTGAATGATCAAGGTGAAGTCTCCGGAGCCATCGTCATGATGCTTAAAGGGGCCAACAGCAGTGAGGTCATAAAAAATGTAAAAGAACGTATCATTCAAATCCAAAAAACACTACCTACAGGAGTTGTTATCGAACCGTTTTTAGACCGCACAAAAATGGTCAACAACGCAATCAGTACCGTTGAAAAAAATCTTCTGGAAGGTGCTTTGATCGTTGTATTCATTCTTGTACTGTTTCTTGGAAACTTTCGTGCTGGCATTCTGGTCGCATCCGTGATCCCACTGGCCATGCTTTTTGCTGTTATTCTGATGAATACTTTCGGGGTCAGCGGCAATTTAATGAGTCTCGGCGCTTTGGATTTTGGTCTGATTGTAGATGGTGCCGTTATCATAGTAGAAGCTGTTATGCACCAACTTACTCATAGTAAAAGTTTTGTCCACCTTAACAGACTTACACAAGGTGAAATGGATAGTAATGTAAAATCTTCAGCCTCAAAAATGATGAACAGCGCAGTCTTTGGCCAGATTATAATTTTGATAGTGTACCTTCCAATATTTACGCTCGAAGGCATTGAAGGCAAAATGTTCAAACCCATGGCTCAAACAGTTGCTTTTGCCTTGGCAGGGGCTTTTCTGCTTTCACTAACTTATATTCCCATGATGAGTGCCTTGGTGTTGAGTAAAAATTTAAAACATACACCGAATATTTCGGATAAAATTATGTTTCGAATTGAAAAGTTTTATCAAAATTTACTTTCTAAAATTTTAATGTTTCCCAAAACTGTTCTGTTGATTGCTTTCACTTTATTTGCATTGGCCATTGTCCGATTGAGTATGTTGGGAGGAGAATTTATTCCGGCATTGGAAGAAGGTGATTTTGCTGTTGACACCAGAGTACTTACAGGCAGCAACCTGAAAACTACCATCGAACATACGCAAAAAGCAGCTCATGTATTGATCACTAATTTTCCTGAAGTAGAAAAAGTGGTGACCAAGATTGGGAGTGGAGAAGTACCAACCGACCCAATGCCAATGGAAGCGAGTGACATGATGGTCATACTTAAAGACAAAAAAAAATGGACATCTGCTAAAACTTTTGATGAATTGGCAGAAAAAATGGCTCAATCCTTGGAAAATGTTCCGGGAATCACCGCAAGTTTTCAATATCCTGTTCAAATGAGATTTAACGAACTAATGACCGGAGCAAGACAAGACGTTGTATGTAAAATTTTTGGAGAAGATTTGGACACACTTTCCAGCTATGCTGAAAAAATGGGAGGTTTGGTAAATGCGGTAAATGGTAGTGAAAATCTATATATAGAACCGATATCCGGAATACCCCAAATCATTATCAATTACGACAGAGCCGCTGTGGCACAGTACAAACTAAATATCAAAGACATAAATAATGTAATCAATACCGCTTTTGCTGGTCAATCGGCCGGACAGATTTATGAGGGTGAAAAAAGATTTGAACTTGTGGTAAGGCTGAATCTTGATCAAAGGAAAAATTTGGATGATGTCAGAAATCTAATCATTCCAACACCCGATGGTCAAAACATTCCACTTAATCTACTTGCTAAAGTGGAAATCAAAAATGGCCCTAATCAGATTCAACGTGAAGATGCAAAACGCAGAATAGTGGTCGGATTCAATGTATCCGGACGAGACATTCAAAGTATAGTTGATGAGTTGAAACAAAAAGTGGAAGAAAATTTAAAACTCCCACCAGGCTATTATGTAACTTACGGAGGTGCGTTTGAAAATTTAATTGCGGCTAAAAAGAGACTGAGCGTAGCCGTACCGGTATCGCTGATTATGATTTTTATTTTACTTTTCTTTGCATTTAATTCAATCAGACATAGCTTACTTATTTATACCGCCATTCCGCTCTCTGCTATAGGAGGAATTTTGTTTTTGTCACTCCGAGGGATGCCCTTTAGCATCAGTGCAGGTGTAGGATTTATTGCATTATTTGGCGTAGCTGTTCTCAATGGAATTGTCCTTATTGCAGAATTTAACAGACAAAAAGAATCTGGATTAAAAGACCTTCATCGCATTGTAATTATGGGCTCCAAGGTGAGACTAAGACCCGTGCTAATGACAGCCATGGTGGCCTCACTAGGCTTTTTACCGATGGCCTTGAGCGACGGAGCCGGGGCGGAGGTACAACGCCCCCTTGCCACAGTAGTTATTGGAGGATTAATTGTAGCTACCTTTTTAACACTTTTTGTCCTCCCGGTTCTTTATGTAATCTTCGAAAAAAATTCAAAAATGAAACCTGGCAAACATTCAATTACAACGATTATAATTCTGATTCTGAGTACATCAATAAATGTCTTTTCCCAAAAGTTACTCACCCTGGATGAAATTGTTGACCAGGCACTCAAACACAATCTGAGCCTTAAATCAATTGAAGCCACCAAAGCGTTCAAAAAGGAAATGATAAAGTCTGCTTATGACATTCCCATGACAAACCTGTCATCTGAACTAGGTCAGATAAACAGCGTTTACACAGATTTTGCCTTCGGTATTAATCAATCATTTAATCTGCCGACTGTTTATAAAAGACAAAAAAAATTGCTGGAAAAGGAATATCAGACCGAAATTGCAAATTTGAGTCTGAAGGAAGCAGACATTAAAAAAATGATTATGCTTCACTTTTCCAATTTAATCATACTAAAAGAAAAAGAAAAAAATCTGAATAAATCGGATAGCATCTTCACAATCTTAATGGAAAAAGCCAGACTTCGCTATCAAAAAGGGGAAAGCAATATCATGGAAAAAACTACCTACGAGATCATTCTTGGCAATATTCAACTTCAGAAAAAAAATATTCAGCAAAATCTTTTAACTATAAAAAACAACCTTAAAGTAATGATGAATTCACCTATTGATTTTGAACCTGAATATAAAGATATAAAACTTGAGCCCCCCCCCATTCTTACTGAAATAAAAAACAGTCAACACCCCATAATGAATTTAGCAGACCAAAAAATTTTACTAGCAACTCAAATGACCCAATTGGAAAAATCAAAAATGCTGCCTGTACTGAATCTTGGTTATTCAAACATGAGCATGAGAGGAACAGGAGCCGACAATGTTTTATACACATCTTCTAAAAGATTTAATTCGGTTCAGGTAGGAATTGGAATTCCCATTTCATCAAAAGCACAGAAAGCTAGGATAAATGCCTTTCAGTTGAATGAACAAATAGCGAATATCTCCAAGGAAGAACAAATGCAATTACTTCAAAACAGTAGGACGAACTCAATGATTGATTATACAAACAAAAGGTCATCAGTAGAATATTTTGAGCAATTTGCAATACAAAATTCAAACATATTAACACAAACAATCAATGATCAGCTAACTAAAGGGGATATAAATTATTTAGAGTGGGTCATGTCCATTAATCAAATTATTGCTGTGCAAAATGATTATCTCAATGCTGTCAAGGAATTAAATGAAAGTATTATAGAAATCAATTACTTAAATTCAATCAATTAA
- a CDS encoding nuclear transport factor 2 family protein: MKVNQQLSILAGGIALFLNSCAKPAEAPKPIDMDALKMDIQKMEDAFAAGEKAKDAAAVAAYYSDDAISYGRNSEPVSGKAAIQAKIAEDIAKDSTNNSNVYKVVDIFAEGNMAVEIGSWTRLDSAGTETKKGHYMSVFQKRDGKYVCIRDMNVSSTPDKKN, encoded by the coding sequence ATGAAAGTTAACCAACAATTGTCCATTCTAGCTGGAGGAATTGCCCTATTTCTCAATTCATGTGCAAAACCTGCAGAGGCACCAAAGCCGATTGACATGGATGCACTAAAAATGGACATCCAAAAAATGGAAGATGCTTTTGCGGCTGGTGAAAAAGCCAAAGATGCCGCTGCAGTGGCTGCCTATTACAGCGATGATGCCATTAGTTATGGAAGGAATTCAGAACCTGTTTCAGGCAAGGCTGCCATTCAGGCAAAAATTGCTGAGGATATTGCCAAAGACAGCACCAATAATTCCAACGTTTACAAAGTGGTAGATATCTTCGCGGAAGGAAACATGGCAGTAGAAATCGGCTCTTGGACTCGGTTGGACTCTGCAGGCACTGAAACTAAAAAAGGACATTACATGTCTGTGTTTCAAAAACGTGATGGGAAATATGTTTGCATTAGAGATATGAACGTAAGCTCTACTCCAGACAAGAAAAATTAA
- a CDS encoding heavy-metal-associated domain-containing protein produces MEIKKFKTNVNCSGCVAKVTNSLNDSVGAGNWSVDITDPNKILTVSNDQISEEEIIKAVQKTGFKIDSLI; encoded by the coding sequence ATGGAAATTAAAAAATTTAAGACAAATGTTAACTGTTCTGGATGTGTAGCCAAGGTAACCAATTCTTTAAATGATTCCGTGGGTGCAGGCAATTGGTCAGTTGATATTACAGATCCAAATAAAATATTAACTGTTTCAAACGACCAAATAAGTGAGGAAGAAATAATTAAAGCTGTTCAAAAGACCGGCTTTAAAATAGATTCTCTGATTTGA
- a CDS encoding heavy metal translocating P-type ATPase, with protein MNIVKESQIIIPLEGMDSEHCAMIIDKALAKIEGITSHKVELNNNRALIEATDLQDALVHSVEIIRQLGYEVPTVKGIFPVLNMSCASCASSAQNILEIQPGIIKASVNYANTNAMVEYIPTVTNPQKLKSALQSIGYDLMVDESDEAKDQLQDIQQQRFKLLQKKTIAAIVLSIPVVIIGMFFMNTNYANYIMWLLSTPVLFIFGRQFFINAWKQIKHGSTNMDSLVAMSTGTAYLFSVFNTLNPDYWHSRGHHAHVYFEAATVVIAFILLGKWLEERAKGNSSFAIKKLMGLQPKTVTVIMESGLHVETKISNVSIGNTLLVKPGEKIAVDGIITKGSSFVDESMISGEPIPVEKKLDDVVFAGTINQKGSFEFIANKVGGDTVLSQIINMVQQAQGSKAPVQKLVDKIASIFVPIVIGIAIITLLAWLTFGGENGLTQGMLSMITVLVIACPCALGLATPTAIMVGVGKGAENGILIKDAESLELAKRINAVILDKTGTITEGKPDVAEIYWLNENKNDATILQSIEKQSEHPLAEAIVRYLNLEGSSEIRNFESITGLGVKAQINDNWFYVGNSAFLDKYKILIDPSLLTKNELWLEQAKTVIWFADASQALAIIAISDKIKASSVVAIKQLRSAGIEVYMLTGDSQNSAASIAKQTGITNFKSEMLPADKANFVKKLQQKEKIVAMVGDGINDSQALAQADVSIAMGKGSDIAMDVAKMTLISSDLTKVMEAIQLSKITVAVIRQNLFWAFVYNIIGIPLAAGILYPINGFLLNPMIAGAAMALSSVSVVTNSLRLKNAKLK; from the coding sequence ATGAATATCGTGAAAGAAAGTCAAATTATAATCCCTTTGGAAGGAATGGACAGTGAACACTGCGCGATGATAATTGACAAAGCCTTGGCTAAAATTGAGGGAATCACAAGTCATAAAGTTGAATTAAATAATAACAGGGCATTAATTGAAGCAACCGACCTGCAAGATGCTTTGGTTCACTCTGTTGAAATTATTCGCCAATTAGGCTACGAAGTGCCCACCGTTAAGGGTATTTTTCCTGTGCTTAATATGAGTTGTGCTTCTTGTGCAAGCAGTGCTCAAAATATTCTGGAAATTCAACCGGGAATTATCAAAGCCAGCGTCAACTACGCAAATACAAATGCAATGGTCGAATACATACCCACTGTAACAAATCCACAAAAATTAAAATCTGCCTTACAAAGCATAGGATATGATTTAATGGTTGATGAAAGTGATGAGGCTAAAGACCAGTTGCAAGATATTCAACAACAAAGATTTAAACTTCTACAAAAAAAAACCATTGCTGCCATAGTTCTTTCAATTCCAGTAGTGATCATTGGAATGTTCTTTATGAATACAAACTATGCAAACTACATTATGTGGCTGTTGTCAACACCGGTACTTTTCATTTTTGGTCGACAATTTTTTATCAATGCCTGGAAACAAATAAAACATGGATCGACCAATATGGATTCACTTGTGGCCATGAGCACAGGTACGGCTTATTTATTCAGTGTTTTCAACACTTTGAATCCGGATTATTGGCATTCCAGAGGACACCACGCACATGTGTATTTCGAAGCAGCAACCGTTGTAATTGCATTTATTCTATTAGGTAAATGGCTGGAGGAAAGAGCAAAAGGTAATTCATCTTTTGCAATAAAAAAGTTGATGGGGCTTCAACCAAAAACCGTTACTGTAATAATGGAATCAGGACTTCATGTGGAAACAAAAATATCCAATGTTTCCATAGGAAATACCCTCTTAGTAAAACCGGGTGAAAAAATAGCGGTTGATGGTATTATTACAAAAGGATCTTCCTTCGTGGACGAAAGTATGATCAGCGGAGAACCAATTCCTGTTGAAAAAAAACTGGACGATGTGGTTTTTGCTGGAACAATTAATCAAAAAGGCAGCTTTGAATTTATAGCAAACAAGGTGGGAGGAGATACGGTCCTTTCACAGATAATAAACATGGTACAACAGGCTCAGGGAAGTAAAGCTCCTGTCCAAAAATTAGTAGACAAAATTGCAAGTATATTTGTTCCGATCGTAATCGGAATCGCAATAATTACGCTTTTGGCATGGCTCACTTTTGGTGGGGAGAATGGTCTGACACAAGGAATGCTATCGATGATTACGGTATTGGTTATAGCATGCCCTTGTGCATTGGGTTTAGCTACCCCTACGGCCATTATGGTAGGTGTGGGAAAGGGAGCAGAAAATGGAATTCTTATCAAGGATGCAGAGAGTTTGGAATTAGCAAAACGAATAAATGCAGTAATATTGGATAAAACTGGCACTATTACAGAAGGGAAACCTGATGTAGCGGAAATCTATTGGTTGAATGAAAATAAAAATGATGCCACTATTTTGCAATCCATTGAAAAACAATCTGAACATCCTCTGGCAGAGGCCATCGTTAGGTATTTAAATTTAGAAGGAAGTTCTGAAATTAGAAATTTTGAAAGCATTACAGGTCTTGGTGTAAAAGCACAGATAAATGATAATTGGTTTTATGTTGGAAATTCTGCATTCTTAGATAAATATAAAATATTAATAGATCCTTCATTACTTACCAAGAATGAATTATGGTTGGAACAAGCAAAAACCGTAATTTGGTTTGCAGACGCTAGTCAGGCATTGGCTATAATTGCGATTTCAGATAAAATTAAAGCATCTTCCGTTGTTGCAATCAAACAACTTAGATCAGCCGGTATTGAAGTATACATGCTCACAGGAGATAGCCAAAATAGCGCTGCATCAATTGCCAAACAGACCGGAATTACAAACTTCAAATCTGAAATGTTGCCTGCTGATAAAGCTAATTTTGTTAAAAAATTACAACAGAAAGAAAAAATAGTGGCAATGGTAGGTGATGGGATTAACGACAGTCAGGCACTTGCACAGGCGGATGTCAGCATTGCGATGGGTAAAGGCAGTGACATTGCCATGGATGTTGCCAAAATGACTTTAATCTCCTCGGACCTTACCAAAGTAATGGAAGCTATTCAACTTTCCAAAATTACTGTAGCAGTAATCAGACAAAATTTATTTTGGGCTTTCGTATACAACATCATTGGCATCCCTCTTGCTGCTGGTATTCTCTATCCTATAAATGGATTCTTACTTAATCCGATGATTGCAGGGGCGGCAATGGCCTTGAGTTCCGTGTCTGTAGTTACAAACAGTCTGAGGCTTAAAAATGCTAAACTAAAATAA
- a CDS encoding nucleotide sugar dehydrogenase, which produces MFEDLLNKRKSIGVVGLGYVGLPLALVLAKKFKVIGFDISESRIQKMKDHIDPSRELGQADFEGADIEFSADLKDLARASFYIVAVPTPVDEHKVPDLKPILGATSSVAKVLKKGDYIIYESTVYPGCTEEDCKPILESISGLKFGTDFKLGYSPERINPGDKSRTLENILKIVSGSDEEALNTISKVYGAIIHAGIYKASSIKVAEAAKVIENTQRDLNISFMNELSIIFDRMGIDTREVIEAAGTKWNFLKFYPGLVGGHCIGVDPYYLVHKAKELGYDPQVILSGRRINDGMPAFVAKKLVQLLISKEKNPGNCKVLILGITFKENVSDIRNSKVADLYHELHAYSVQVDVVDPYADPEETEEEYGIHIKSQPASDYDAVIVAVGHDEFRKMQMKDFKELMKEKPVLIDLKGLYMRPDDSIHYWRL; this is translated from the coding sequence ATGTTCGAAGATTTATTAAATAAGAGAAAATCAATTGGAGTGGTAGGCCTTGGATATGTGGGACTGCCGCTGGCTCTGGTGCTGGCAAAAAAATTTAAAGTAATAGGTTTTGACATTAGCGAGTCCAGGATCCAAAAGATGAAAGACCATATTGATCCATCCCGTGAACTTGGCCAAGCAGATTTTGAAGGGGCTGATATTGAATTTAGTGCTGATTTGAAGGATCTGGCCAGAGCAAGCTTTTACATTGTTGCTGTCCCCACACCTGTAGATGAGCATAAAGTTCCAGACTTAAAGCCTATTTTAGGTGCGACAAGTTCTGTGGCCAAGGTATTAAAGAAAGGGGATTATATTATTTATGAATCAACCGTTTACCCAGGTTGTACGGAAGAAGACTGTAAGCCTATTTTGGAATCTATTTCAGGTCTTAAATTTGGAACAGATTTTAAGCTGGGATATTCACCTGAAAGGATAAACCCCGGAGATAAAAGTCGCACGCTTGAAAATATCTTGAAAATAGTTTCAGGGAGTGATGAGGAAGCTTTGAATACTATCTCAAAAGTGTATGGTGCAATCATTCATGCCGGAATTTATAAGGCAAGCAGTATCAAAGTTGCTGAGGCCGCAAAGGTCATTGAGAATACACAAAGAGATCTCAACATTTCTTTTATGAATGAACTTTCGATCATCTTTGATCGGATGGGAATTGATACCCGGGAGGTAATTGAAGCAGCAGGCACAAAATGGAATTTTTTGAAATTTTACCCTGGGCTAGTCGGCGGTCACTGTATAGGGGTAGATCCGTACTACCTGGTTCATAAGGCAAAGGAGTTGGGATATGACCCGCAGGTCATTCTCAGTGGAAGAAGGATAAATGATGGCATGCCGGCATTTGTTGCAAAGAAGTTGGTGCAGTTATTAATTTCCAAAGAAAAGAACCCGGGTAATTGCAAAGTCTTGATTCTTGGAATCACCTTTAAGGAAAATGTGTCAGACATTCGCAATTCCAAAGTTGCTGACTTGTATCATGAATTACATGCTTATTCTGTACAAGTCGATGTGGTGGATCCTTATGCAGATCCTGAAGAAACGGAAGAAGAATATGGCATTCATATCAAATCTCAGCCGGCCAGCGATTATGATGCAGTTATCGTTGCGGTGGGACATGATGAATTCCGGAAGATGCAAATGAAAGATTTTAAAGAATTGATGAAGGAAAAGCCTGTTTTAATTGATTTAAAAGGATTGTATATGCGTCCCGATGATTCAATCCATTATTGGCGCTTATAA
- a CDS encoding UDP-glucose/GDP-mannose dehydrogenase family protein, producing the protein MKIAVIGTGYVGLVTGTCFAETGHHVMCVDNNSEKVNRLQQADIPIFEPGLDLLFDRNTRDKRLSFSTDLRAAVNFAEIIFLALPTPPGEDGSADLSYVMQVAEELSALISHYTVIVNKSTVPVGTGEKVKEILLKKLRPEEFDVVSNPEFLREGVAVDDFLRPDRVVIGTETERATRKMKELYEPFVRQGNPIYIMDLRSAELTKYAANAYLAARISFMNEIANLCEATGANVDMVRVGMGSDNRIGKRFLFPGVGYGGSCFPKDVKALYHTAENHEYHFRILKAVMEVNEIQKKVLSDKIYKYFKGDLRDKKIAIWGLAFKPNTDDIREAPALQIITDLLSEGAIISAYDPEANHHVRAVFGDRIEISDEMYSVLDNADALAIITEWSVFRSPDFEQMMQQMKNPLIFDGRNVFEPEKVREKGFDYFSIGRE; encoded by the coding sequence ATGAAAATTGCAGTAATTGGAACAGGGTATGTAGGTCTCGTCACAGGAACTTGTTTTGCTGAAACCGGCCATCATGTAATGTGCGTTGACAACAACAGTGAGAAAGTAAATAGACTTCAGCAGGCGGACATTCCGATTTTTGAGCCGGGTCTGGATTTGTTATTTGATCGAAACACTCGTGATAAAAGGCTTTCTTTTAGCACCGATTTGAGGGCTGCAGTGAATTTTGCTGAAATAATTTTTCTCGCATTACCTACACCACCCGGCGAAGATGGTTCTGCTGACTTGAGTTATGTGATGCAGGTTGCTGAAGAGCTCTCGGCACTTATATCACATTATACGGTTATCGTCAATAAGAGTACGGTGCCTGTTGGGACCGGTGAAAAAGTAAAAGAGATTCTTTTGAAGAAATTAAGACCGGAAGAATTTGATGTAGTTTCTAATCCGGAATTTCTCCGTGAGGGTGTTGCGGTGGATGATTTTTTGAGACCCGACAGAGTGGTGATCGGCACTGAAACAGAACGTGCTACCAGAAAGATGAAGGAATTGTATGAGCCTTTTGTTAGGCAAGGAAATCCAATTTACATCATGGATTTGCGAAGTGCGGAACTTACTAAATATGCTGCAAATGCCTATTTGGCTGCCCGGATAAGTTTTATGAATGAAATTGCAAATTTATGTGAAGCGACCGGAGCCAACGTGGACATGGTAAGGGTTGGAATGGGTTCTGACAACCGTATTGGGAAACGTTTTTTATTCCCTGGGGTAGGATATGGAGGATCTTGTTTTCCTAAAGATGTCAAAGCTTTATACCACACTGCTGAAAATCATGAATATCATTTTAGGATATTAAAGGCAGTCATGGAGGTAAATGAAATTCAGAAGAAAGTTCTCAGTGATAAAATATATAAGTATTTCAAAGGTGACTTGCGTGATAAGAAGATTGCTATTTGGGGATTGGCCTTTAAACCCAATACAGATGACATTCGTGAGGCTCCGGCATTGCAAATAATAACTGATCTTCTGTCAGAAGGCGCCATAATTTCAGCTTATGATCCAGAAGCAAATCACCATGTAAGAGCTGTGTTTGGTGATCGCATAGAAATTTCTGATGAAATGTATTCAGTGCTAGACAATGCTGATGCACTTGCAATCATTACCGAGTGGAGTGTTTTTCGTTCACCTGATTTTGAACAAATGATGCAGCAGATGAAGAATCCGCTGATCTTTGATGGGCGCAATGTTTTTGAGCCTGAAAAAGTAAGGGAAAAGGGATTTGATTATTTTAGTATTGGAAGAGAATGA